The Nitrospirota bacterium genome has a window encoding:
- a CDS encoding AbrB/MazE/SpoVT family DNA-binding domain-containing protein, with protein sequence MTTAAVKITRKGQVTIPKEIRERLKTNTVYFEIVDDTVVVKAVKDAAGSLSEYAKNVKPGISMKKIKEMAWEEAVREKTRKKSA encoded by the coding sequence ATGACAACTGCAGCAGTAAAGATCACAAGAAAAGGACAGGTTACCATTCCAAAAGAAATTCGGGAAAGGCTCAAGACTAACACTGTCTATTTTGAGATTGTTGATGATACAGTAGTTGTAAAGGCAGTGAAGGATGCGGCCGGCTCATTAAGCGAATACGCTAAAAATGTTAAGCCCGGCATATCAATGAAGAAGATAAAAGAAATGGCATGGGAGGAGGCTGTCCGTGAGAAAACCCGCAAGAAGTCTGCCTGA
- a CDS encoding 4Fe-4S ferredoxin, translating to MKGFGGCPSSTMQDFREKDTRSQQASGKRQSQLRQWPIQLHLVSPEAPYYQNADVLLTADCVAYALADFHKDYLKGKSMAIACPKLDEGQDVYAEKVTSWLNDAKINTLTVMIMQVPCCMGLVSIAQQGASASKRKVPIKSIVVSLQGDILSEEWVS from the coding sequence ATGAAAGGATTTGGAGGTTGTCCGAGTTCAACAATGCAGGATTTTAGAGAAAAAGATACAAGGTCTCAGCAAGCAAGTGGTAAGAGACAGTCACAGCTCAGGCAGTGGCCAATTCAGCTACATCTAGTATCACCTGAAGCACCTTACTATCAGAATGCCGATGTGCTTTTAACAGCAGACTGTGTTGCATACGCCTTAGCTGATTTCCACAAGGACTATCTGAAAGGAAAATCAATGGCTATTGCCTGTCCGAAACTTGACGAAGGTCAGGATGTCTATGCGGAAAAGGTTACATCCTGGCTTAACGACGCAAAGATTAACACGCTTACAGTGATGATTATGCAGGTTCCATGTTGCATGGGGCTGGTGAGTATTGCACAGCAGGGTGCCAGTGCATCAAAAAGAAAGGTCCCGATCAAGTCCATTGTTGTGAGTCTCCAGGGAGACATTCTCTCAGAAGAATGGGTCTCCTAA
- a CDS encoding Fic family protein — protein MKTLKQFFSKPETIPTITASYLADLGEARGRQELFTKQAPQRLKVLREHALIESAVSSTRIEGVTVDNTRVRTIIFGKSHLRDHDEEEVRGYRNALKLIHEQHPKLSISEDTIFKLHKLAKGDIWDAGKYKEKESDIIEKHPDGTSRVRFRTVSPAKTPTFMADLINLWNQCLREQWVHPLVVMAAFNLDFLCIHPFRDGNGRVSRLLLLLQCDHLGYEAGRYISIERIIEQSKDRYYETLEQSSQGWHDGKHDPWPYINYLLFTIKAAYREFEERVGQIISPKGAKTALIMSAINSKIGLFRIADIQRQCPGVSIDMIRRVLKTLQAERKVKCLGRGQSAQWQKTEKWRIR, from the coding sequence ATGAAGACACTTAAACAATTCTTTTCTAAACCAGAAACAATACCAACTATCACAGCGTCGTATCTGGCTGATCTTGGCGAAGCACGCGGCAGGCAGGAACTATTCACAAAACAGGCGCCGCAGAGACTTAAGGTATTAAGAGAACACGCTCTGATTGAGAGTGCAGTTTCATCAACCCGTATTGAAGGCGTAACAGTTGATAATACCCGTGTCCGCACCATTATATTTGGTAAATCACATTTACGGGACCACGACGAGGAAGAAGTAAGGGGTTATCGCAATGCCCTTAAACTCATCCACGAACAACATCCCAAACTGTCTATATCTGAGGATACGATTTTCAAACTGCATAAACTGGCGAAGGGTGATATTTGGGATGCTGGTAAATACAAAGAGAAAGAAAGCGATATCATTGAGAAACACCCTGATGGGACTTCGCGTGTTCGCTTCAGAACGGTTTCCCCTGCTAAGACACCGACATTCATGGCTGACCTGATTAATCTCTGGAATCAGTGCCTGCGCGAACAGTGGGTTCATCCATTGGTTGTTATGGCTGCCTTCAATCTCGACTTTCTCTGCATTCATCCCTTCCGTGACGGAAACGGCAGGGTTTCAAGGCTGCTTCTGCTGCTTCAGTGCGATCATCTCGGTTATGAGGCTGGCAGATATATCAGCATTGAGCGGATAATTGAACAAAGCAAGGACCGCTATTATGAGACCCTTGAACAGAGTTCTCAGGGCTGGCATGACGGAAAACATGACCCCTGGCCTTATATAAACTATCTACTTTTTACAATTAAAGCCGCATACCGTGAGTTTGAAGAGCGTGTCGGGCAAATCATATCACCTAAAGGTGCAAAGACAGCACTGATAATGAGCGCTATCAATAGCAAGATAGGATTATTCCGGATAGCTGATATTCAAAGGCAATGTCCCGGGGTGAGTATTGATATGATCCGCAGGGTACTGAAAACTTTGCAGGCAGAAAGAAAAGTCAAATGCCTTGGACGCGGGCAGAGTGCCCAGTGGCAAAAGACAGAAAAATGGCGAATTAGGTAA
- a CDS encoding PIN domain-containing protein, translated as MRKPARSLPDTNTIVRYLVKDDLVLYAKAKGFFDKVKNGGEKAVILESVIAECIYVLTKIYNVPKDKASNSLIDILRYKGITNDDRKELIRALTLFSEQGIDVVDCILCAKAVSSGDNLFSFDEELNKVARHL; from the coding sequence GTGAGAAAACCCGCAAGAAGTCTGCCTGATACCAATACCATAGTCCGCTATCTTGTTAAAGATGATCTTGTCCTTTATGCGAAAGCAAAAGGCTTCTTCGATAAAGTCAAGAACGGTGGCGAAAAAGCTGTTATTCTTGAAAGTGTCATTGCCGAGTGTATTTATGTCCTTACAAAAATCTATAATGTGCCGAAGGACAAGGCATCTAACAGTCTTATAGACATCCTGCGCTATAAGGGGATTACAAATGATGACAGGAAAGAACTCATTCGTGCATTGACTCTTTTCTCGGAGCAGGGGATTGATGTTGTTGATTGCATTTTATGTGCAAAGGCTGTTAGTAGCGGCGATAATCTTTTTTCATTCGATGAAGAATTAAACAAAGTCGCAAGGCACTTATAA